The following proteins are encoded in a genomic region of Megalobrama amblycephala isolate DHTTF-2021 unplaced genomic scaffold, ASM1881202v1 scaffold593, whole genome shotgun sequence:
- the LOC125262082 gene encoding uncharacterized protein LOC125262082, with protein sequence MDEVMMKEVVLSFIPGLSEETLTSLLYGLQELGVESKEDLALVQEKDIEKYLRPIQCRKLLNGFKGLAIVQLELVPVTPTVVPSSLNTPSNFPCTQDTISSPSLPLGRPWHVAFEVNWDRMPAAIRKALTNNTRPSPSDRKDMVRAVVDQMLDHEPNPNRTMCHNIARSIVRSYPKCFADVAKNGDMLGDGCHSFLQQIKTRVEYKTRNNTLVRRRRERTHSQVPDEGRGMTRGPVDQYGCVRWCPVEVPVGETEQSLDGIKSHLLNIYSEEGMSGAERAEPLMEKTYIIQRRYLNSVPAPAIAVVKEEWPFLFSPRGIFSLFHLVKHMAHCMGGV encoded by the exons atggaTGAAGTAATGATGAAAGAAGTGGTGCTGTCATTCATACCTGGTCTCTCTGAAGAAACTCTGACTTCACTGCTGTATGGGTTGCAAGAGCTTGGTGTGGAAAGCAAGGAAGACCTTGCTTTGGTTCAAGAAAAAGACATAGAGAAATACCTTCGACCTATTCAGTGTCGAAAGTTACTGAATGGCTTTAAAG GACTCGCAATAGTTCAACTGGAACTGGTTCCTGTCACTCCAACCGTTGTCCCCAGCTCCTTAAACACTCCTTCCAACTTCCCATGCACTCAAGACACCATTTCATCTCCATCCTTGCCACTTGGCAGACCATGGCATGTAGCCTTCGAGGTCAACTGGGATAGGATGCCAGCAGCTATTCGAAAGGCACTGACAAATAATACAAGACCATCACCAAGCGATAGAAAAGATATGGTTAGGGCAGTGGTTGATCAGATGTTGGATCATGAGCCTAACCCAAACAGAACAATGTGTCACAACATTGCTCGAAGCATTGTAAGGAGCTATCCGAAATGTTTTGCTGACGTTGCAAAAAATGGAGACATGCTTGGAGATGGTTGTCATTCTTTTCTGCAGCAAATAAAAACTAGGGTGGAATATAAAACCAGGAACAACACACTAGTGAGACGACGCAGAGAGAGGACGCACAGTCAGGTACCAGATGAAGGCAGAGGCATGACTAGAGGCCCTGTAGATCAGTACGGCTGTGTAAGGTGGTGTCCTGTGGAAGTCCCAGTTGGCGAAACTGAGCAATCATTAGATGGCATCAAAAGTCATCTCCTCAACATCTACTCAGAGGAAGGCATGAGTGGTGCTGAGAGAGCTGAACCTCTGATGGAGAAGACCTATATCATCCAGCGACGCTATCTTAATAGTGTACCTGCGCCAGCCATTGCAGTTGTAAAAGAGGAATGGCCTTTTCTCTTTTCACCAAGAGGTATTTTTTCCCTATTCCATCTTGTGAAGCACATGGCTCATTGCATGGGTGGAGTATAG